Within the Photobacterium swingsii genome, the region TGTTTTCTACCCTTAATCGTCGAGTATTCGTTACGTGTCCGTTATGCAGATCCAAAGACTTCCTTTAAAAATCGTTTTCCCCGTCGGGTTGAGCTTGCTCTGCTTGGCGGTGGCAACGTCAGTAATTGTTGGCCCTATGGCCATCACGCTAAGCCAGAGTTTAAAAGCTTTTACGCCGTGGCAAAATGAATTACCCGCACATATTCAGATCGTTATTCACCAGATTAGGCTTCCAAGAACCCTATTGTGTATAGCAATAGGCGCTATTCTCGCGTTATGTGGCGCCGTTATGCAGGGCTTATTTCGTAACCCGCTCGCAGACCCTGGCATCATCGGGGTGTCTGGTGGTGCAAGCTTAGGCGCGGCACTTGCTATTGTACTGTTCGGCTCATGGGCCGCTTCATTCCCTATTCTGCTCACGTTAGGCACTGTGCCTATCATGGCATTTCTTGGGGGCGCAGTAAGTACTTGGCTGGTTTATACACTTGGCACAGACAAAAATGGCACATCCGTGACCATCATGCTGCTAGCCGGTGTAGCTATCGGAGCCTTATCAGGCGCCGCTTTAGGCCTAATGAATTACTTTGCAGATGATCAAGCATTACGCGACCTATCGTTATGGACCATGGGCTCATTAGCTGGTGCAACATGGCCAGGCATTGCCTTAGCCTTTACAACCTTAGGCATTCTAATGTGGGTCTTCGATCGTCAAGCAAATGCCTTAAATGCCTTTTTACTTGGTGAAGCAGAGGCCAAACACATGGGTGTTAATGTGCAGGCGCTCAAGCGTAGCTTAATTTTGCTCTGTGCTGCAGGTGTTGGTGTCTGCGTATCCCTCACTGGTGTTATTGGATTTGTCGGCCTAATCATTCCACACTTAGGCCGCATGCTTTCAGGCCCTAACCATAAAACATTGCTACCTCTATCGGCGTTATTGGGTGCTTTGATTTTATTAGTTGCAGATATGATTGCCCGCGTTATAGCCGCCCCTGCCGAACTGCCTGTCGGCATCATTACCGCTATTTTAGGTGCGCCATTCTTCATTATGTTATTGGTTAAACAAAAAGGACGCCTGTCATGATGGCTGGTTTTTCATCTTCTCGATTTCAATCCCAGGATAAGATCGCAATTGCAGCAAAAGGATTGCATTTAGGCCTAGGCGGCAAGACCTTACTTGATAACTTTGATATAGAAATCAAACATGGTGAAGTCACGGCGTTACTTGGTCCAAATGGCGCTGGGAAGAGTACGTTACTAAAAGTGCTTTGTGGTGAATTAGATGCAGGTGGTGACATTAGCATTCAGGGGAAAACCCATGCTCAGTGGTCAGCGAAAGAATTGGCGAAGTATTTAGCTGTTTTACCACAGCACAGTAGTTTAAGTTTTGCTTTTACTGCCCAAGAAGTGGCTGAATTAGGCGCTTTACCGCTGGATCTCACTCGCGCACAGGCCAGCAAAACAGCGGCCAGTATGATGGAAAAGACAGAGGTGACGGCCCTATCAAACCGTCTATATCCCTCGCTATCTGGTGGCGAGAAGCAACGGGTCCATTTTGCTCGCGTACTTACCCAGCTTAGCGAAGCCAAGGAAAATGCAATTTTGATGCTCGATGAACCAACGTCAGCACTCGATTTAGCGCATCAACATAAAACATTGCAGCTTGCGCAAAGCATGGCAAAAGAAGGGGCTGCCGTTATCATTGTTTTGCATGATCTTAATCTTGCGGCACAATATGCCGACCGTTTGGTGATAGTGAACGAGGGAAAAATACAAGCTGATGGTGATGCTTGGCAGGCACTTGAGCCTAAAAATATTGAACGTGTTTACGGTTGGCCAGTAACCATCACTGAGCATCCAAGCTTACAACACCCGATAATTCTATAGCGTCTGGTTATGTAATCTCTATAATGCACACATAAATGCATACTGATGCATCAAATTTTACTCAGTTTACATTGTTTATGTTGATGTTTATCAAGTATTGCCATCTTGAGAGACAGAAACGTTGCACTGTGCGCTACACTCAGTAAAATGTGAACGCAAGCGATTAACAATGTAACGCTACCGAATCCATAAAAGCCGCTCATCTGAGAAGCGGCTTTTAACGTTTATACAAGGTCTCAAGCAGCACGTAGCACTCAATATGCAAGAGTAAGCACAGTGCTTGGCTTAGAAAGATCCTCTTTATTCCAATTATTAGAAGAATAAATATGGCAACGATTAAAGATGTTGCACGTATGGCTGGTGTTTCAACAACAACAGTCTCTCACGTGATAAATAAAACACGCTTCGTCGCAGAAGCAACGCAAAAGAAAGTGTTAACGGCTGTTGATGAACTTAACTACGCCCCAAGTGCTGTTGCTCGCAGCCTGAAATGTAACACTACGCGCACTATTGGTATGTTGGTGACTAAATCAACCAACCCCTTCTTCGCCGAAGTTGTACATGGTGTTGAAGAATACTGCTACAAAGAAGGCTATACCCTCATTCTGTGTAACACAGAAGGTAACCTTTCTAAGCAGCGCGATTACCTACGCATGCTAGCAGAAAAGCGCGTTGATGGCTTAATGGTGATGTGTTCAGACCTCGATCAACGTCTGTTAGATTTGCTAGAGCGTCAAAACGATCTACCTATGGTAGTGATGGACTGGGGTCCAGAAAGCCCACACACGGATAAAATCCAAGATAACGCAG harbors:
- a CDS encoding FecCD family ABC transporter permease; the encoded protein is MQIQRLPLKIVFPVGLSLLCLAVATSVIVGPMAITLSQSLKAFTPWQNELPAHIQIVIHQIRLPRTLLCIAIGAILALCGAVMQGLFRNPLADPGIIGVSGGASLGAALAIVLFGSWAASFPILLTLGTVPIMAFLGGAVSTWLVYTLGTDKNGTSVTIMLLAGVAIGALSGAALGLMNYFADDQALRDLSLWTMGSLAGATWPGIALAFTTLGILMWVFDRQANALNAFLLGEAEAKHMGVNVQALKRSLILLCAAGVGVCVSLTGVIGFVGLIIPHLGRMLSGPNHKTLLPLSALLGALILLVADMIARVIAAPAELPVGIITAILGAPFFIMLLVKQKGRLS
- a CDS encoding heme ABC transporter ATP-binding protein, whose protein sequence is MAGFSSSRFQSQDKIAIAAKGLHLGLGGKTLLDNFDIEIKHGEVTALLGPNGAGKSTLLKVLCGELDAGGDISIQGKTHAQWSAKELAKYLAVLPQHSSLSFAFTAQEVAELGALPLDLTRAQASKTAASMMEKTEVTALSNRLYPSLSGGEKQRVHFARVLTQLSEAKENAILMLDEPTSALDLAHQHKTLQLAQSMAKEGAAVIIVLHDLNLAAQYADRLVIVNEGKIQADGDAWQALEPKNIERVYGWPVTITEHPSLQHPIIL